The Amycolatopsis coloradensis sequence ATCGTGTCCCGACCTCGATGTCCCCGTCGTCGATCTGGACGCAGGAAACGGTGCCGGGGTCCCAGTCGACGGCGTGCGCGAAATCGGCGAGGTAGCCGGCGATGAGCGGGGCGGATGTGGCGACGGTCAGGCTGCGTGCGACGTGCACCATGGCGTTCTCCAGCTCAGTTCAGGAAGAGGATCGCGACGTTGAGGGCGGTCGCGAACAGCGTCCAGGCCAGGTAGGGCACTTGCAGGGCGGCGGAGAGCGGCGATGTCCGGCGGAATGACAGGATGGTCCCGGCGATCACCAGGTCGAGGGCGATGATGTCGGCCAGTGCCGCGGCGTACGCGCCGGCGGCGAAGAACAACGGTGTCCAGGCGGCGTTCAGCACGAGCCCGGCCGCGAACCATCCGAGGCCGCGGCGGCTGCCCCTGGCCTTCCAGAACAACCAGCCCGACAGCGCGATCGTGACGTACAGAACCGTCCACACCGGACCGAACAACCACGCGGGCGGCGCCCATGCGGGCAGGGACAATCCACTGTAGACGGACTTGGCCTGCATCGAGGCGAGTGCGCCAATCACCGCCACCGTGGCGACCACGGCGAAGAAGCCCACCAGGGCCACGGGAGCGGGGACGCCGCGTCGGGCGGGCTGCACTGTGGTCATCGTTGTTCTCCGATCGGATCGGTCGACGGAGCTCCGGATACTCCGGTGGGCATCGTGCCCAGGGAGTGACCGAGCGTGTCTTCGAGCTGTGGGTGCCGGAACACGTGCCCCGCCTCGCGAAGGCGTTGTGGCACGACACGTTGACTGGCGAAGGCCAGCTCTTGTGCGCCCGTGTTCCCGAGAAGCAAGCGTGGCCCGAGTTCGGGCACTCGCAGTAGCGTCGGCCGGTTGAGCACACTGCCGAGTACGCGGGTGTAGTCCGCATTGCGGATCGGCGCCGGCGCGACCGCGTTGACCGGCCCGACAAGGTCGCGATCCGTGAGGGCGCGCAGATAGACGTCGGTCAGATCGTCCAGTCCGATCCAGGACATCCACTGCTCGCCGGTGCCGAGACGGCCACCGAGACCGGCACCGAACAGCGGGTACTGCAGCCGCAGAACACCGCCGCGAGGACTCAACACCAACCCCGTGCGTATGTGGACGACGCGGATCCCGACGGCGGCGGCCGGCCCTGTGGCGCCTTCCCATTCCGCGACGACGTCCGCGAGGACACCGTCCCCTCGCGGGCTCTGCTCGGTGAGCACTTCCTCCCCACGCGTGGGCCCGTACAAGCCGATGGCGGACGCGGACACGAAGGTCGACGGTCCGTCGGTGGTACGAGCGGCGAGTTCGGCGAGCGCGCGAGTGGACTCGACGCGGCTATCCCGCACAGCGCGCAGGTGACCGGCGGTGAACCGGCCCGCGATCGGCTTCCCGGCCAAATGCACCACTGCATCGACGCCGACGAGAAGATCACCGGCGGGGGCGTGCGGATCCCAGGTGCGTTCGTCGCCGTCACGAGCCGGGCGCCGCACGAGCCGGATCACCCGGTGTCCGGCCGTGGTCAGGAACGCGGTCAACGCCGTCCCCACCAGGCCACTGGACCCGGTCACCGCGATCGTGAGCGGTTCAGCCCGGTACCGGTGCTGCGCGGCGAGATCCGCGGCGAGCTGGCGGTGCCGGTAGGCGAACATCGACCGCAGCAACCGTTCCGGGACAGGGGTGTCCACGACATCGGTCACCGTCGTCCGGTTCTCCCCCGCCGCCGAGAAGAAGTGACTGTGCCGCCAGCGCACGACTCGGGACAAGACCGGAGTGCTCAACCGGTCGACGAACCGGCGCGGCGGATCGAAACCGGCGGGATCGTGCGACGCGTCCCAGGTCAACCCAGCCGGGAAGACCAGCTTCGCGTGACCGTCGCGGAGCGACGCGGCCTCGGCCCCGACCTGTACGGGCTGCCACGGTGGCGTCAACCGCACGATCGCACCTCGGCGACCATGCCAGTCGAACACTTCGCGCACCGGCGCGTCCACCACGCTCGAGAACTCCAGCCCCACGCGCACGCCTCCACCATTGCGTTTCACAACCGATTCAAGCGTATCCCCATCGGAGAAGTACCGCACCTTGGCCGCGAGACGAAGGCCTCAGGTGCGATGCATGCACGTTGCACCCGAGGGTTGTAAGGAGACGCTGATGACTCGGAGTTCCGCGCCGGGGCTCATCACCGCCGCGATGCCCTCGGCCGAGACACAGCTTGCCCAGCGCACACGCAAGTACGTCGTCAACAACCCCGGCCCGCCGTCGTGAGAAGGTCAGCCGGTTCCGGCCGAGTACTCGTGCCCTGTGGAGCTCACCCGCCGAAAGCCTCCAGAGCGCCCAAGAACGAGGCCGGAGCGGGTTCTCCGACGACGGGCAGCCCTGACCAACCAGGGCCGGCGGGGCGGACCGGAACACCGTTGTCGTGCAGGAGCTTCAGCAGGGCGATGTCCGCGGAGTGCGACGCTATCGACCAGATCACCACGTCGGTGGGGTCGAAGCGGGCGGTGAGTTCGCGAACGACGTCGACGGAGACCGGACCACCGAGATACAGCGCGGGTGCGCCGTGGTCACGCAGCGCCGCGGTCAGCATCTTCACCGGCAGGTCGTGCCCCTCGGCCGGGCCGCAGGCGAGCAGGACCGGCCGTCTGCCCGGCGACGCCTTCTCCGGCGTCGTGTACCGGTCCAGCGCCGCGGACGCCGCGGTGGCCAACGCCCACTCCGCGGTCATCACGCTGCGCTCGCCATGGATCGTCCAGTTCGCTCCCAAGGAGCTCAGCACCGGAGCGACGATTTCCGTCCAGGTCGCGGCGACACCGAGCGTCACGAGCGCGTCGTCGAGCATTCCGGCGACGGCGGCGAGATCGAGCGCTTCGGCGGCGTCCACAAGGCGCGCACTGCGAGTGCCGGCCGTCGCCTGCGCGGCCGACCGAGTGAGGACGAGGCGAGCGGCATCTCGCGCACTGCTCCCCTGGGCCTGCAGAGCGCGCATCCGGCGTAGGCGCTGGATGTCCTCCTCCGTGTAGCGACGCCGCCCATTGTCCTCGCGCCGGCCGGCACCGATGCCGTAGCGCTGCTCCCACGTTCGCAGGGTCACCTGCGAGATCCCGAGCAGCCGGGCGACTTCGGCCGAGCCCGGCAGGCGTGACTCGCTGTCGAGGATCACGCCTGGCTCCTTCCCGTTCGGATGCACCAGCCAGTCGGCCGGACAGCGATCACTACCTTCGTCACCGCGTCCAGCGGACGAGCGAGGGGTCAGTTTACCGCCTGCATCGAACTTGCATCCGTTCGTCGTGGTCATCAACGTTCGGACGACCCTCCGGAGTTGAACCGACGTTCAGTCACGCAGGGCTCGTGAATGACACCAGCCGTACAGCAAAAGCGGTCCTGCCGAGTTCTGCGCCACGATCACCGTCCAGATCGCGACATGACCGGGATGGTGGCCGGACGCCGCCCACACCGTGCCGGCGGCGAGGTACATCCAGAACACGAGCGCGACCGCACGCGCGGACGACCGTCGTCGAGGATGCCGGCTGTCCACAATGGTCAACGCGAGCATTCCGTGGACGATCAACGGGAGTAGTACGACCAGCATCGGCCGGATGACCGTGGTACAACTCCCGATGCTGAGCATCCACCTGCCTCGCACGCTCAACCAAGTCACCGTCCAAACCTGGATGGACGGCTACTTCCACTTTCGACGCACTTTCCGCCGTTGTGTGCCGTGGCGCTGAGTCGGATGGACTATCCGCACTCTCGCGAAGATCTGCGAGCGCTTGCAGCAAGCCCGGCCCGACCTCGGACCAGCCGATCAGCAATAGCGGTCCCACCGCGTCGAACAGCGCCTTGCCGATCTCTCCAGCAATCAGGGTTCTGCCACGTTCAGCGCCAGCGTCACCGCGCTCGCGAGCACGAGGAGCCTCCGCGCAGAGCGCTGCACGTCAGGAGCTGCTCCATGCACCGACAGGCGGCGGATCGCCACGAGCAACGCCACAACCGTCAGGTCCACTGCGGGCGCGACCAACGGCGCGACCCACACCGGAACCCCGAGCCGGAGAGCGAGCGCGAACACATTGCCGAACCCGAAGAGGAGCGTCAGCCCGACCACGGTCCCCACCATCGTGCTCACAGCCGACACAGCCGGATCGCGCCGATCCCCCACCGTCATCGTCCACACCCCCAAGCAACGTAGGCATACAAGACGGCTGCACAAGGCGACAGGACCCGGCACGTGCG is a genomic window containing:
- a CDS encoding TspO/MBR family protein → MTTVQPARRGVPAPVALVGFFAVVATVAVIGALASMQAKSVYSGLSLPAWAPPAWLFGPVWTVLYVTIALSGWLFWKARGSRRGLGWFAAGLVLNAAWTPLFFAAGAYAAALADIIALDLVIAGTILSFRRTSPLSAALQVPYLAWTLFATALNVAILFLN
- a CDS encoding MerR family transcriptional regulator codes for the protein MILDSESRLPGSAEVARLLGISQVTLRTWEQRYGIGAGRREDNGRRRYTEEDIQRLRRMRALQAQGSSARDAARLVLTRSAAQATAGTRSARLVDAAEALDLAAVAGMLDDALVTLGVAATWTEIVAPVLSSLGANWTIHGERSVMTAEWALATAASAALDRYTTPEKASPGRRPVLLACGPAEGHDLPVKMLTAALRDHGAPALYLGGPVSVDVVRELTARFDPTDVVIWSIASHSADIALLKLLHDNGVPVRPAGPGWSGLPVVGEPAPASFLGALEAFGG
- a CDS encoding TIGR01777 family oxidoreductase produces the protein MRVGLEFSSVVDAPVREVFDWHGRRGAIVRLTPPWQPVQVGAEAASLRDGHAKLVFPAGLTWDASHDPAGFDPPRRFVDRLSTPVLSRVVRWRHSHFFSAAGENRTTVTDVVDTPVPERLLRSMFAYRHRQLAADLAAQHRYRAEPLTIAVTGSSGLVGTALTAFLTTAGHRVIRLVRRPARDGDERTWDPHAPAGDLLVGVDAVVHLAGKPIAGRFTAGHLRAVRDSRVESTRALAELAARTTDGPSTFVSASAIGLYGPTRGEEVLTEQSPRGDGVLADVVAEWEGATGPAAAVGIRVVHIRTGLVLSPRGGVLRLQYPLFGAGLGGRLGTGEQWMSWIGLDDLTDVYLRALTDRDLVGPVNAVAPAPIRNADYTRVLGSVLNRPTLLRVPELGPRLLLGNTGAQELAFASQRVVPQRLREAGHVFRHPQLEDTLGHSLGTMPTGVSGAPSTDPIGEQR